In one window of Macrobrachium nipponense isolate FS-2020 chromosome 2, ASM1510439v2, whole genome shotgun sequence DNA:
- the LOC135220709 gene encoding uncharacterized protein LOC135220709 has product MVSTTLIATLAVVLFGMAAADPVADPEPGHFGGGFHRGFGRGFGGFGGFGGHGFGYGGYRGKRSPVAEPEANPEALADPEPEADPGHFGGFRRGFGGFGGFGGHGFGGHGFGYGGYRGKRSPVAEPEPEAEPGFHRGFGGFGRGFGGFGGFGGFGGGRYYGKRK; this is encoded by the exons ATGGTGTCCACG ACTCTCATTGCCACCTTGGCTGTGGTTCTCTTCGGGATGGCAGCAGCTGATCCTGTTGCAGATCCTGAACCAGGTCACTTCGGAGGGGGATTCCATAGAGGCTTTGGTAGAGGCTTCGGTGGATTTGGTGGATTTGGTGGACACGGATTCGGATATGGAGGCTACCGTGGAAAGAGGAGCCCAGTAGCAGAACCTGAAGCCAACCCTGAGGCTCTGGCTGACCCAGAACCCGAAGCAGACCCTGGCCACTTTGGAGGATTCCGACGTGGGTTCGGCGGATTTGGAGGATTCGGTGGACACGGATTCGGTGGACACGGATTCGGATATGGAGGCTACCGTGGAAAGAGGAGTCCAGTAGCAGAACCCGAACCCGAAGCTGAGCCAGGATTCCACcgaggatttggaggatttggaagaggatttggtggatttggaggatttggaggatttggaGGCGGTAGATATTAtggtaaaagaaaatga